The following are encoded together in the Ovis aries strain OAR_USU_Benz2616 breed Rambouillet chromosome 15, ARS-UI_Ramb_v3.0, whole genome shotgun sequence genome:
- the LOC101114553 gene encoding olfactory receptor 2D3-like, translated as MGTKNQTYLTEFILLGLSADQQTQIVLFVIFLIIYLLTVFGNLLIILLIHIDSQLHTPMYFFLKNLSFSDLLFSTTIVPQMLFHLLVTRKTISKSGCSIQMIFFLVAGCTESSLLAVMSYDRYVAVCKPLHYSTLMTQRICVQLSIGSWTSGALVSLVDTTFTLYLSYHGQNIINHYFCEPPALLKLASEETYKAEMVIFAMGVIILLGPLSLILFSYWNIISTVIQIWAGERRLKVFSTCGSHFIVVVFFYGSTIFTYMLPNSKKMNEGDKVISVFYSVITSMMNPFIYSLRNKDVKQAFRKVFGR; from the coding sequence ATGGGTACAAAAAACCAAACCTATCTGACTGAATTCATCTTGCTGGGCCTTTCTGCAGATCAACAGACCCAGATTGTGCTATTTGTGATATTTCTCATCATCTACCTGCTGACTGTATTTGGGAATCTGCTCATCATACTGTTAATTCATATTGACTCTCAACTGCATACACCAatgtatttcttccttaaaaacctgTCGTTTAGTGATCTCCTTTTCTCGACAACAATTGTCCCCCAGATGCTATTCCATTTGCTGGTAACAAGAAAGACCATTTCCAAGTCTGGGTGCTCTATTCAGATGATTTTTTTCCTAGTAGCAGGGTGTACAGAAAGCTCCCTGCTAGCAGTGATGTCCTACGACCGCTATGTGGCTGTCTGCAAGCCGCTTCActactccaccctcatgacccaGAGGATTTGTGTTCAGCTGTCCATAGGATCTTGGACTAGTGGAGCACTTGTGTCTCTAGTAGATACAACATTTACTTTATATCTCTCATACCACGGCCAGAACATAATTAATCATTATTTTTGTGAACCTCCTGCACTCTTGAAGTTGGCTTCAGAAGAAACCTACAAAGCTGAGATGGTCATCTTTGCCATGGGTGTGATAATTCTCCTCGGTCCTCTCTCCCTTATCCTTTTCTCTTACTGGAATATTATCTCCACTGTGATTCAGATATGGGCAGGGGAGAGGAGACTCAAGGTCTTTTCTACTTGTGGTTCCCATTTCATTGTTGTTGTCTTCTTCTATGGATCAACAATATTTACCTATATGCTTCCAAATTCCAAGAAAATGAATGAGGGGGATAAGGTGATCTCAGTGTTCTATTCAGTCATAACATCTATGATGAACCCATTCATTTATAGCCTAAGGAACAAAGATGTTAAGCAGGCATTTAGAAAAGTATTTGGAAGATAG